In Lolium rigidum isolate FL_2022 chromosome 3, APGP_CSIRO_Lrig_0.1, whole genome shotgun sequence, the genomic window CGTCGCAGGGGCGCAGCGCCGGCCGCGCACGACGTCGAGCCACACACCGGGGGCCAGGATCAACGGCCGGACACCCAAGGCGGAGACTCGGAAGGCAGCCGGACCGCGCAGCAGCCGGCTTGACGACGCCGGGAGCCGAGGTGGAGAACGTCAGGACGGCTTGACGACACCAGGGAGCAGCAGGGGGGCCAGCAATTGATCCCGACGGGGCACCGAGGCCTGGCGCGACGGTTGGGCGGGTCGGACCGCGCACCCACGGGATCAAGGCGGAGGAGAGAGCGGCGTCACCTTTTTGCGTGCGGGCTTGGGGGCGGAGTGGCGGCCACGACGGATCTCGACGGGGGCGGCGTCGATTGGTGCAAGGGTCAAGGCGAGGAGGCGCGCAACACGCAGCAGTGGGCCCCAGGCGGAGAGCAGCCGTTGCACGCACGCGTAAGATCCCGGCGGCCGTCGTCGTCTGGCGCGACGGCCACAGGCGCTGTGCCTGGAGCGCCAAGGAGCCCGATTTGAGGTGTTTCTTGGGGTTGGGGTTTGGATTTTGGGAGGAGGTGGCCTCCcgctgccgccgtccgccgctGGGCGGCTTCCTCCGACGGCAGCGGGGGTGGAGGGCGCGGTGTAGGGtggggtgtggcggcggcggtgtgggcGCCTCGGAGTCGCCTGGGAGCGACCCAGAGGCGGGGTTAGGGTTCTACAACTGAGAATTGTGATGACATCCAGTGATTAcataataatactccctccattcatcggaaattcaattcaaaGCTCCTGGGTTTTTTCAAAGATTCAAAGCTCTAGAATTAGTTCAAGGCCCACCACAAGATGAATGAGTGCTCCTCTCCTATGCCGACTTACTAGCCAGGTTGAGCCTCGTTTAGAAAGTTCTGTAGCAGATACAAGATTCTAGGGATCAGCAGCAGATACCGGATCCGACTCCGCAAGGAAGTTCTCATTTACGATATTTACGCCTGGGTGGTGTGCCTTCAGGCCTTCTTCAAAGCACTGCAAGTGAAATTGAGGTTTAGCTCTGCAAATAAGGATTTACTTTCTATACGGGCCCGTCCCCTCGTGGCGGAAACAGAACAAGAGGGAAAGACCCGGCCGACTCGCCCAGGTCCGTTATTAGAAATGACGAATTTTTTTGCATATGTATTAAGACGCTCGGCCTGATTTCGAAATTGTCTAGAGTTTTATATGTTGTTTTCATTGCAAAATGATGGGTCTCCTTCCATAGCCGGCATGAAAAAGTGGATTTTCTTGAGCTAAAAAACACCCATTTACTAGGGCGATCACCTCCATTCATTCACTTTTATTACAGTAGACGTTTTAGGGTTTTCTCAAAAATGCATGCATCAACCTAGACACGTTTCAATGCGCACGCTCATTTATTTCGGTCTGTATCTACCAGTCCACATCGTTGAAATATCTAACGCAATCAACGGAGGGAGCAATATCCACCACATTCCGGGGGTCCTCTCGGCGAAGAAAGTGGTCGGCCATCCGGCGGCCGGATTCATACCTTGTCCGCACCGCCATGAGCTCCAGCGATTCGGCGCTGCGCAGGATGTACAAGGCCAGCGCGatcaagtcatcgttgaatgcgaACCCTTGGAATGAGGCCGTCTTGAGGTGGTCATGTGGATAGATAGGAACCGACGGTAACGATTCGTCGCCGTAAAGAAAATGACTCATGAATTCCTCAACCTGAACCAATATATGAGACCCAAGAGGAAAATTTATCAATTAATGCACATGGCATGGGAAGAAAAGTTTCAGCAAATACAGTGTATACACGAGAAGGAACGATCCGATCCTAGGTAGCTAAAAAGACGAGGAAGTGCACAAGAGGCCAGAAGCCAAAGCCTAGAAATTTGTTTGTTCCACATTACTTACATTTAGCTCAAAGTGTTCCAGAACTGGCGCGGCTTCTAGCACGTCAACAAGTCTAAGAATATCCAATTTGCAAAATTTGTTCACGTGCATGCTCAAGGTTAGCTGCTTTAGATGCATGAAGCTGCTCCTGCATTTTGGTACCTCCGACGTCTGCTCAAAATCAATGGCAGTTAGACAAAATAAGAATGCATACAGAATCAATGGCAAACATCAGTGGGTGCAAGTGATTCATGCAGTTAGCCTAGATGCAAGACCAGAAACGCCACATTGCTCGAACAAACCTGTATGTTTTCCCAGATATCCAACGATAGCTTCTCTAGACAGGGCGAAGCACTGGGAAGGCCGGTAAATATATACTGCAGTGTGTCTTTATAACCGACGCATGTGTGGACATTAGGTATGGTTTTCATGTCAGCTATGACCTCGGTGATTCGAGAATCTTTTCTCGTGACTATTTCGCAGATGTTATCACTATGTGAAACTGTCTTCAGATTGATGGCATCAATCTGTAGCTTCTCCACCAAGGTACCATCACCAAGAGACAAATGCTCCAGCCGATGGAGCTGATGGCCAATCTGCAAGGACACGAATCGCCCCCATAAGTTAAGTGCTAGCCGCTCaagagcagggcatttgcagagcaTCGATTCGAGATCATCCTTTGCGACACGCACATGTTGCAGCTCAAGCATTGTAAGGTTCAGGAACCCTCTGAAATCACCGATCGCCTTCAGAGATAGATTTCTCAGTTCTAGAATGCAGAGGTGCTCTACTGTGCTGATCTCATCTAGAAGCTGCAAAGCGAATGCATATTGCTTTAGGTCATACCTGCAGTCCAGCCGGATCTCACTCAAGTCGATGGCAAGTCGTTTCAATCTCATGGATGCAGCACGGGTGACCCAACTGTCAATATGATGTGCATCTATCTCATGGAAGCCGTACTCCAGCACAAACTCTTCCAACCAAAAACCCTGGTGTTGTCGCATGACAGCATGTACATTCTCGATGAATTTCCCCCTGTACTTTTCTGCTTTTTCTTTGGAAGCATAGTAAATATCCCCCCTTCTAATGCCAAGCATTGTTTCGGAGTTCAGCGTTAGCTTGGGGTAGCTAACCCATCCTTGTCTCCATTCACTCGACAGCACGCTCATTCTCGCAGCATCCTTCATTGGCAAAAATGAGACCACCAAATCCACAATTTCCTGCAAGTTTGATTTTTGTTCACAACATAACATTGTATCACACATTCATACCAGAAGATTTTAAAGCAGTAAAATCACACATTCTATACTGAAGATTTTAAAGAAAATTATTAATTCCTTTACGTGATGCTAACAGTAGTAGGTTCACAGAAACTGCGAGGTATAAGTTCTTTGATTGGCTCGCCCTTCAGGATACTACTGCTGGACAGCCTGGACCACCGACAGGCTACAGGATGTGGCTGCCTAAATCACCAGCATTGTGTGTTGTGCAAATGAGAAGCTGAAACTATTGATCGTCAACTACTACATTGTTGCTTTGGATGGCAGATTTCGCATCAGATCTTTTTATGGCTACGGAAGCAAGCGCTAAATAAGTATGGGCAGTTGAGTGCAGTCTTGGTGGTCTCAGATAAAGAGCAGCATAGGATCACAGAAGAGAAAATGCTAAAATTCGATCATAAAGTTCATGAACGCATGACCAATCTATTAGGTTGTTGTAATGAAGTTTGCAGTAATCAGGGGTAGAGTTGGCTTGTCCATGTTAGTTTGACCAATTGTTCCTATAAAAAGTATAGGCAGTTTTTAGAGAGCAGGGTGTACTACAATACTAGCACAAAACTAATTTTATGAGAACCTGGACTGTGTTTGCGCACCTGTGGGAGACGGCGAATCTGTAACTTGGGCTTCCGCTTCCTCTTGAAAGTGCTACGACTTCGCGGCCACCAGCTACCGCAAAGCTGCCGACCTGTAGATGCAAGTGGGACCCAAATTCAGGTAGTCTGTTAGCAGGAGAGTGGACGCAGTGAGATCAAATCAATTCAATGGTGAGCTACTTACGGGAGAAGAACGACGGCATATCTCAGGTGACTTCTCCGATGAAGCAACGGTGGATTGGCAGGCTGAAACTTGTCCAAAAACAACTTTAgacacctaccaaggcccaaggGAACCAGCTGGGATTTTTATACAGATctaaacaaaagaaaaataataCCAACGCTAGAAAATACTCATTAACCGATGTAATATTTACACACAATAAAAAATCACAATCGGTTAAATGTATATTTCTACAATTGAACAGATCATATATGTCTATGCAGGATGAGGAACTGGATCAGTTAGCGAACTAAATCTCCACGACTCCACACAGTCGCTTTTGGTTTGGTCATGACCGCACACGCGCACAATCAACACTATTTGTGCCAAAAGCAGAACTGCAACATAACTCACAGTTTTGCCCAAGGCTTTGTCACCATCCTTTGCCAATGCACACACATATTCACGTAGCATCATAATTcactcttgtcctattattttgaaaTTTCCCCTACTTACAAAATTTCAGCCTGTTGGCGGCACTGAATAAAAGCAATGAGCTAGCAACTTCATCACTTCATGACCATATATGCCGAGCAACAAACAAGAATGTTGATCCCAGTACAGAATTTCGAAAGCAGCATCTCTTAATATGGGTTTCTTGTTCCATAAACATTACAAGCTCACCCTATGACCAGCCCTCTCGAGTTGGTGTGCAAGCACTGCTAGAACAAATCCACTCCAATTTGAATCCAACTACCTTGTCTGCCTTCCAAGCACTAAGCTACAGCTTGCGATAACTGTTGATTTCAAATAGAGTCCTTGGAAGCTCATCTAAACAACTACAGTACTGAACATGAATCTGAGAATCGAACCCATTAGGAATTCTAAGGGCAATCGCATCCCTGAGCAACCAACCATTGAGCAATGGTAGCCATTCGGTTCGACAGCCATCTTGAATTGACAAACCCAAATCAAACTTTGTTCTAGGCTATCTCAAAATCGAAGTTGTAGAAGATCATAACCGCTCACATGTACGAACCGGGCTCACCTCTTCCTTCGTTGTACGGCAGGGGGATTCGGGGaggaggtcggcggcggcgggaagcgCGGCGGGGGTGGGCCGGCCGGCGTCGAGAGGGAAAGGGGACTGCGCCGGGAGGGACTGGTGTGGCGCCGCCGACCTACTGCACGCAGCACGCTAATTTTGAGCCATCGATTTACAAACGTCCTGGACGGTGGGGATTCCGGCCGGCTACGAGTTGGTACAACTCGATCTGTCGATGAAGGCTTGACCATCTCTGCCGCACCGCAATCACCGCCGTGCTGCCTTGAGAACTCCACTGTTCCGCTGCTAGCTGCACTACAGCAAGATGTGCAAGGCCACCGTGTTTCTTTTCTGCTGGCTGATGAACTAATACTTTGCTACTGAACGAATGGGGAACAAAATGCACTCCAGCTTTTATGCAGTATCTAGTTTTCAAACTCGGTTACAATTTCAGGTCCCTTTCGGACATGTCCAAAAAGATGCAGCTTCAGAGCCGATACTCTCTCACAGGAAGAAAAAAATATTACAGCAGCAGTACATGTCTGCAGAAGAAGGTGCCTACCCACTCACTTAGTTGTCATACAACACAGGAATCTGGTCCAGAAACATATCAGGAACAACAGCATAATACAACGGGCTCTAATACAATACAAGAATATCTATCACCAGGATTTGTTAAGAAGGACAACAGCTTCCTTAGTCCTTTGAAGTAGGCATAGCTGCAGAAAACACACTTTAATCTCCACAGCATAGTCAAAACTGTCAGACATGGACACAGTGGTTCTACCAGCCTGACTCCGACTCGCATATCACTTCCCAAGCAGCCGACGTCCCCGTTGATTTGCCCCTTTGACTCGGAAGTTCAGCTCCTCGACGTCGTCATTGAAAGCATCCAGTGATTTGTTTTGCCTGCAGCAAGAGAACGATCTCCATCAAACCAAATCTAGCTATACAGGTGAAATAAGGCATCCCTATTGATGATAATTTCAAGCGGTAGTATTACCTATCGATCTCTGTACCCATATCCAGCGCCATGTCCTTCATGCTTCCCAATATGTTAGTCAAGTCTGCAAATGCATCATCCTGCTTTGCTTTCTCATCCTAATGAAAAGAAAATACTGTTAACTTTCAGAACCTATTAGTCCACTGTCCATTCTATGGTACTAAGCGAACTGACAAGACAGACCTCAACTTTCTCCATCGCGGTTGCAGGCGAACGATGTACAGAACTGGGAGATTGTTGAGGTGTTGAGACAATTCCTAGCTTCTGCCTCTGTTCCATGTCGTTTGATGTAGTCTTGAAATAATTATCTGCAATAAACCCCAGAAGATCAGATAATGCAAGATAACAGTACCATGCAAATTACTCAGAATCTGCACAGCCATACTCTGTGAAACTGGTCCTTTTATTTGTTGATTTCTCTTTGGCATCCATGTCCTTGACCTTGAGAATAGTCCGCCtagacttcccaaaagcttctcaCCCTGAACAGACCATAAATTAGACACTTTTCAGTTACTTAtcagaaaaaagcaaaaccaaTATAACCTGAAAATAAAAACCACTAAAATTAATGTATTTATGTGTAGAGTTCACTAAAAAGGTTTAAACaaaatcaattactctgaatcagACAGAAACATTATTATCTGCAGAAGGAAGAATAAAATGCAATAATGATGCAGGTCCAACCATACAACGTTCAGCATAACCTTGCGGTTGGAGAGGTGCATAGAGATTATCCAAATACGTCCTTGTGTAGGTGAATTATAAAGGACTAATGTCTGATGAGGTTATGACTGAAATTAGGATCTACAGATGTGGATTCTATCAAACTTGACTCTATTTTACGAGCAGTAGTAATGAGAAGAATCTAATATCATACTTTTCCAGAAAGCTAACTAAAGTATACATAGGTTACCCCCCAGTACATCTCTAAAAAATGGTTAGCCAATATCGCACAAAGTGCAGAACTTACCACAGTAAGGTCCTGCTCTATGTCAGCTGCTACTCGATGAGTCTGATTGATCTGTTCACCTTGTCGATGCAAAGTCAGCAGGATTTGTGTAGCATCTTCTCGAATAGCTTCAGCGGCCCTAACACACTCCTTTACTTTGCATGAGGTTTCCTTTGCTTTATGTAGGGTGTATTCCTCCAATTCTTGCACGGATTGGTTGGTGCGCTGCACTGGGGCAGATTGTGTCCTTGATGGTCTCGAGGGCACTTCAGAATCAGAGTCGGAATCGAAGGGGTTCGTTCTCCGGATTGGAGTGGCGAATGCGCTTTGCTTCCTATCCATCGATACTGGCATCTCGGTTTATTCACTTCACGTACTGGAGCAACGAGCAGAGCTCTGGTATGGAAAGGGAAGCATCAGCAAGCGTTGCAGTTGTACAGGTGACAATGAATTATACTAGTCTCAGTGCAAGAAAACTAATTGCTACAAAAATGGTTCCATACAGAGAATAACAAATGAAGGCAGATGCTAAGGCCACCATGTAAAAGCATGTACAATGTTGTAAAAATGAATTGAAAACAATAGGAGTATCATACTCTACATGAGTTCATCCAACGCCTTGTTACCCACCGAGATGTATTTGCAAAGAATTTAGGCTCACAGATACAACCATTTTAAAACTAAATGATGAAAGAAACAGATAAGTGGGAATAAGTAATGCCTGACTTCTCGGGCTACACTTTATGATGCAAGGTCAATGAATACCACAAAGCCGGAACAAGAAATTAGGACTGGAATATTGCTAAAGATATCCCTGCATCATGATTACCGGCTCAAAAAACAGAACTCCTTCCTACAGTGGCTAGTACGAAAACTCCAATTGCGCTTTACTTACAACCTAACAACAAGCCAGGTCAGATCAGCTGCCAATCTGTAGGGGAGGGCGTGCCAACCTCAGAAGCACATATATGGTATTTTTGAACAGAACATCGGTACAAATACACGGTGACATAAAGTTCCTGGGTTTCTTGCATTCATACAGCTAAGGCAACGTTGTCATCATTTGTCAAAAAGTTCACAAACCAGATGAAAGGACGGTCTTAATCATTGAATCAGATGTACAGCATCTGCAAGTGTCGAATCGATCAAACAATTAAGCACACGCATGAACTGCAAGTGTTCACATTCAGCATCCCGGACTCTACTCACGAGTGGATCTCATCACTACACGATTTCTGTAGACTAACGATACATACCCAATTCGTAGCTTATAAAACAATAACCCATATTTCTAGAAGAAACATCACCACAGTGGTGCCCCCACTCGCTCCCCACAGAAATCGTGACAGAGCTAAATCCACCACAAAAAAACTGGATCACAGATCCACCGGAAGCAGATGGGTACCACAGATTGAAGAGAGGGAAGGGGGATGAGGAGGACCGCGGTTCCTCACCTTGCTGGGTCGGGTCGTTGGAGCGGAGCAGGATGGGGGCAGAGTTCGCCGGGACCTGCTCTCGGAACCCTAGCTCCGCCTCGTCTCCGGGGGGTGGGAAGAAGGGGAGACGATGGGGATCCGGGCCGTGGTAGGGGAGGCCGCCGGCGAGATATCCGGTACGGGGCTAGGGTTAGGCCGCCGACAGTAGCGCGGGAGACGAGGAGGGGCTCCCCTTGTGGATTGGGCGATGGATCGGAGACGCGAAGGGGGAGTTGAGGTTGAGGCGGATGAGATTGGACGAGAGGAATATGACCGTTGGGCTGGGGTGCGGGAACCTGGGGGCTGGGACTGGGACTGGGATCAGACAGAACGCTCTGCATCACTGAGACGGGCGGCCTTCCGCGGGGTCACGGGCCACTCGTTCGGTCCAGTGTTTGGCATCCTGTGTTGCATCAGCTGGCTGAATAAGTGTGTCATCTTTGTTCTACTATAACACATGTGTATGGTTGTCATTTTGGACACTCAGTCAAAACTTCTCATCGCCACAGCAGGTGAGGTGGACTCAGCGCCAAGTGGCGAGCGGGCGTTGGTGGCAGATAGCCAGGGCGGCAATCCCGACGCGACCACTGTCGCGCTGCCCACTGAGACGATGTCCACCCAGACTGCCACACCTCCTGCTGGCTGCATGGCGCCaagtgtaacaacccaaaaatttcaaaacaaacaaaatgaatttccctagttccaaattttggaaccaacaaaaacttttgttaaaataagattgatacatatagatcttgtttaaatcttgtgttttgccctgATGAGTGTGATTATGCttttgtgctaaaccctaaaacactaaagtgatcaagtgaaggtcaccaaccaaataaaataaaagagaaagaaatcaaataagaaaaacctcaaACCCTAATCGTCTCCAACAATCGTTTGGACCTattttgagaaaacccaaaataaaataaaagacatatggtggcTTAtaaccctaataggtaaatcttgaaccctacctttattctttatgctaaatggtgatgaaccatggtgaaccccactaaaccctaaacctccccCCCTCTCTTCACCACCCTagctaaattaaaataaaaggagattaaataagaaagatgcatatgtgcctatggctatttttataaaactttaccctaagcttttctactttgcttagaggtttggaaaaccttcatacaccttacctagtacctatcaaaccaaatccaagtgatttccaaaagaattaaaaagaaactaaatatGCCATAGAGGCAAATAAGAGTAAAATGCAAACTTGtaaatttaagaatcttgaccctaagtcttgtggtgaatggtgggatcactcctatataccatttcaacactcaacaacaccaattgggtcaagccaagtcaaaataaaactcaaatgcaacatatgcatagaagcatatgtgacacatagccatttcaccaaactttgacctatgactctaaaccttgaccaaatgatgggaaaccatctccaaacctaatataacactaaattgaccctaacccatgcccaagtaaagcaaggtgaacaatttacaaaaataataaaatttaacacatcacctcttatgtgttatggccatttttgcaaatctttgaccaagaccttttgaaatggattcaatggtttgaaaatgtttcaaaaccaataagaatcacattagagtcaaccaaagtcaattcaaatgaagagaaatcacatagtgagaaaatccccaaaattccctcacatacacttagcccaatttgcaaatcttcaaccaaggccaccattgctggatctcttgcttgtagaatacttatatatgataaacaaacacatttgcatcaaagaaacaagaatcaaatcaaaggaaaattcaaaactcacatacatgtgataatggtcatatgatccatttataaaatcttccctactttacacccctgcatttgacttttcttcaaccaaacttggtcaaatatgaccatgtcatccaagaacatgtcaaggtaaacaactttcatgttgaccatccctgctgatgttgaccaggttgaccagaataagattgccaagtggagactttcaattaaagagaagatgaaccacattttgaaatctcacaaaacttcaccaaattgaaccccaccaccacca contains:
- the LOC124696585 gene encoding SNAP25 homologous protein SNAP33-like; protein product: MPVSMDRKQSAFATPIRRTNPFDSDSDSEVPSRPSRTQSAPVQRTNQSVQELEEYTLHKAKETSCKVKECVRAAEAIREDATQILLTLHRQGEQINQTHRVAADIEQDLTVGEKLLGSLGGLFSRSRTWMPKRNQQIKGPVSQNNYFKTTSNDMEQRQKLGIVSTPQQSPSSVHRSPATAMEKVEDEKAKQDDAFADLTNILGSMKDMALDMGTEIDRQNKSLDAFNDDVEELNFRVKGANQRGRRLLGK